The Collibacillus ludicampi region CTAGCATGAGAACACCTCGCCTCATATCAATTATATAGATAGATTTCAATTTTTATAAATTTTATGCTCATTATTGTTCATTTTAGATTATCCATGCATGATTGATTTTGTCAAGGAATGCAAGAAATTAAAAAATTCGAACACAATAATTCTGAACCGAACACAAACGCAAGCAATGGATTGCCCACGTCAATCCTGGGTTTTTGAGAGGACGAATAACCGTGGCAAGTACCGTGCCTTTCTTCAGAACATGTCGATATCTTATTGAATAATGGAAAAAGGGGAGGCAGAAAAAACGATGGCTGGATCAATGAATGTAAGTGGAAGAGGGGTGTCGGGATCCCCTAATCACTTTTCGTCAGGGTCACCCAATCTTTTTTTTGACCTGAAGAACAACGTATTGTTTCGAAGGAATGACAAGAACATTGCTTACGAAGTGACATCGACACAACTGCCCGCGCTGCAAGGGTTGTCGGTGGCGGATCTCTTTCTTACCAAGGGGCACATTCGGGAACCGCACTGGCATCCGAACGCGGGAGAACTGGATTACGTGATCTCCGGAGAATTGATCATCTCCGTACTTGATCCGTTCACACCTCAGTTGCTCACTTATCACGTGAAGCCAGGGCAGGCGGTTTTTCTCCCTATGGGTTGGTGGCACTGGATCACAGCGGTTTCCGATGAAGCTCATCTGCTTGTCATCTTTAACAATGAACAACCCGAGAACGCGGAGGGATCTGATCTGCTACGACTCACTCCGCCGAAGGTCTTCCAACAGGCCTAACGTGGACGCTAAACAGTAGGCTCAAGTGTTGGCACCGATTACCGAATCGGTAGTGATCGGACCTCCACCCCCTCAAAATCCAAGGTCACTTGATGAAGGCACCCATAGAAAAAAATGAGTCGTTAAGGAGATTTTTGAATGAGTCAACGACAAGGGAATAGCGAAAAACTTATTTTTGACTATATTGTGATAGGCACAGGTCCATCTGGTGCTGTGATAACAAAGGCTCTAACTGATGACAAAAAAACATCGGTTCTTGTACTAGAAGCAGGAGAAAATAAGGATAGAGATAAGCCGATCAGGGATTCTTCTTTTGCTCCAGAGCTTGAAGAACATTTCTTTCCACAATACTTTTGGCAAGGTGAAGGAGTTCCACTAAAAGGGCTTGATGGACGTACTTTTGAATGGACCACGGGTCGACTCTTAGGTGGCGGCTCTTCGATCAACGGTGAGCAGTATGTTAGACCTACGTCAGACGTTTTGAGGGAATGGGAAGAGCTCCTAGGTTCTCTTTGGTCACCCCAAAAGGCGATTCATGATTTCAAAAAACTAGAAAAATATAACGGGAAAACAGATAACCCCGACGTTCGTGGATTTCATGGAAGGATAGACATAAGGCAAGCTCCGGTGAATCCAACTTCCATGGCAAAAAAGCTGGTTTCAGCCATAGAGCAAGCATCAGGGTTTACAGAAATTCTTGACTATAATGATCCAGAAACCCCCCTTGGCCCTTTTACCCGCTGGCAATTATATCAGAAGCCAAACGGTCAACGTGAAAGTTCCTCAACCGCTTTTCTGTCATCAGATATCATGACTCCTGACGGTCATGGTTTACATGGCCGAAAATTGAGAGTTTTCTTCAAATCAACAGCCCTTCGTGTGCTTTTTTCCAAAAAACGCGCAGTCGGTGTGGAATTCCTTAAAGAAGGGGAATACATTCGCGCATACGCTCGTGAGAAAGTCATTCTTTCAGCAGGTATTCATAGTGCTCACTTGTTGATGCTTTCTGGAATCGGACCCGCTGCACTTCTTAAGGAAGCTGGTATTCCTGTTATTTTCGATAATCCAAACGTAGGCCAGAACATGAGAAACCACACGCTTAACTTTGCAAATTTTACCACCAATCCAAATGACAACCCCTTACCTCTTGATGATCCGAATGCTCTTTACACAGGCGGGGCTTTCTTGCCTGATCCGACGCCCGGATCCGATCGCAATCGTCGAGGTGTACAGCTGATTGGGATCGGTTCGAGTGAATCACTCGTCATCGCTATTCTTTTCTTGCGTCCCAAAAGCCGTGGCTCGATTCGAATCCAGAGCAATGACCCTTTGCAAATCGTACGTGCTG contains the following coding sequences:
- a CDS encoding GMC family oxidoreductase; the encoded protein is MSQRQGNSEKLIFDYIVIGTGPSGAVITKALTDDKKTSVLVLEAGENKDRDKPIRDSSFAPELEEHFFPQYFWQGEGVPLKGLDGRTFEWTTGRLLGGGSSINGEQYVRPTSDVLREWEELLGSLWSPQKAIHDFKKLEKYNGKTDNPDVRGFHGRIDIRQAPVNPTSMAKKLVSAIEQASGFTEILDYNDPETPLGPFTRWQLYQKPNGQRESSSTAFLSSDIMTPDGHGLHGRKLRVFFKSTALRVLFSKKRAVGVEFLKEGEYIRAYAREKVILSAGIHSAHLLMLSGIGPAALLKEAGIPVIFDNPNVGQNMRNHTLNFANFTTNPNDNPLPLDDPNALYTGGAFLPDPTPGSDRNRRGVQLIGIGSSESLVIAILFLRPKSRGSIRIQSNDPLQIVRADEGFLEDPADLEAVKNIYKMYIKNIAEKLEAIDHAYQLISPTPDVLDDDTALETFIKQNFGHNHHQQGALRMAPFKKGGVVDRRGRVYGVDDLLVADASIVPFTVDGNTSATAYLIGFTIAQQLLSSRSS